Genomic DNA from Acidobacteriota bacterium:
ATGAAACTCCCAACTGAACGCTACATTGATCAAGTCAACCATTGGCCTCAAACTGGTCGCCATATCCTGGCGCACTATGACGAGACCACCATTATCGTCTATCAGGCATATCGCCCATCCATTGGCAATTATGCGCTTCGAAATCAACACTTTGGCGGAGACTTTTCCTACTCGCGGATGAGCTGGATCAAACCCAATTTCCTCTGGATGATGTACCGAAGTGGATGGGGAACCAAACAAGGTCAGGAAGTTATCCTTGGGCTGCGGCTCCGGCGTGAATTTTTTGATCAAATACTGGCTCAGTCGGTGCAATCTTCTTATTATGAAGGTCACTTCCCAACTCGCGAATTGTGGCAGGAAGCGCTGGCTCAATCATCAGTCCGTCTGCAATGGGATCCAGACCATCATCCATCAGGGGCAAAGCTCGAACGGCGCGCTGTTCAACTTGGATTACGCGGTCCAGTGCTTGAAGCCTTTGGAAAAAAAGAACTGATCGAAGTCATTGATATGTCTGAATTTGTGGCAACCCAGCGTCCATTTACCACAGGTGAAATGCTGGAAAAGCTTCAAACTCCGGTTGAACGGGTGTACATTCCGGCTGATCCAGAAATTGGAAGAAAATTAGGGTTAACGACCTATGATTCATCATCCACTCAGCAATCAGATATCCAGAGAACTTGACCCTGGCGAGCAAATCAAATGGGCCGGACAACCAG
This window encodes:
- a CDS encoding DUF4291 domain-containing protein, which produces MKLPTERYIDQVNHWPQTGRHILAHYDETTIIVYQAYRPSIGNYALRNQHFGGDFSYSRMSWIKPNFLWMMYRSGWGTKQGQEVILGLRLRREFFDQILAQSVQSSYYEGHFPTRELWQEALAQSSVRLQWDPDHHPSGAKLERRAVQLGLRGPVLEAFGKKELIEVIDMSEFVATQRPFTTGEMLEKLQTPVERVYIPADPEIGRKLGLTTYDSSSTQQSDIQRT